In the genome of Neodiprion fabricii isolate iyNeoFabr1 chromosome 4, iyNeoFabr1.1, whole genome shotgun sequence, the window ATGATTAGTCCATGCGAGATATTTTAAACAGCGATATTTCTTATTCGCTGTGTCTTtcgatagaattttttcagaaagtaGCAAGTGTTAAATGATACGGcagtttgattttatttcgaataatttttagtGAGGCGATGTTTCttgattacaaaatttttactgGAGGGCATTTAAAAGATTGTGATTCAGCTCTAGGCTGCTGTAGTAAGATTGTATTGCTGAAAAAATCCTTCGATACACATCAGTCTATAAgaatcacaaatttttcattcactatataaaaattatctacGCAATGTTAACGTAACCGAGATCTGTGAAAGGGTataaaatcttataaaattcACAGAGGTATTTTGAAACTTGCCTGACTTTTCCCAGCTAGCAAAAGTAACGTATTGTTCTCTACTTGGACTGTCAAATCACTAATACGCCGTATAAATCGTAAAGTTCGCCAGGTTCCTGGTTTtggtataattttcaatatttttccatgTTGCAACATCCCTGTTACTAATTTTCACTGGGATGACAACATCAATTATAATGCACGTGATATTCGGGGCCTCGTGAACAAATAATATAACTACGGAATTAGTAATTCTATTAGAAAACTTACTATCAACAGACGCCTGAAGGCCACCCAAGGCTTTGTTACACCACTGAGTGAAGTCGTCTGGCTTGGCAGTATTTTGTTCGAAGATTTTCTTGACCAATTCCccttcttttttgtttttacttttggtgggtttgttattttgttgctgctgctgttgttgttgtggtTGTTGAGGTTGCTGAACGGTATTTACAGGGGCTTTGATGGTTGCCAATTGTTTAGCGGAGTGTTTTGGTGTTGGATTCATCTTCGCTGATATAGGATCATCCCAGAAACCGCCAGTGGTAGTATTCGTGCTATTAGACCAGGCCTGGTTGTTAGCGTTCGTAGCACTGTTCCAGTTCAAAGACTGGGCAGCAGTGCCCCAGATACCGGCGCTTTGTAGTGGCACTACTGGTTCCTTTTGCGCAGCCTTTTCCTGTCTTTCCCTTTCTTGCTGCTGAAATACAGAAATGACTTAATTCTACGTAATATTTCGGAAAATCAAGAGAATTTAAACCTCGCAAGATTAGCTGGTCCTGATAGATCCAAATTCCGTAATTTATAGATTGCTGTAAAGTTTCAAAATACTCCAAATTTAAACAGTTTAGTATGTAATCGCAgctgcttgaaaaaaaaaaaaaaaataaaaaaaacaattcgcCACAACAGCTACTTTTACCTTGGCGAGACGCTCTTGCTCTTCTTGTTGAATCTGCGCTAAACTTTTTACCACTGGCTTTGAGACCGGAGCTGCTTTTTCTGCCCATTTCAGTTGCAGACCTTTCGATATTTCTGCCATTGCTGCATCCTGGGCCACTTCTGCAGTTCTTTGCTGTGCCATTTGTTGTTGCATCAGTTGCTGTACCCTTAATTCTTCCTGTAAACAGCAGAAAGTAAGAAAGGTAGTAAACATACATATTCGCACAAATCGTAATCACTATTTTCCACGAATTATGTGGTAAAGAGTTTTATGCAGAgacataaaatgaaaaaacttacAGCCTTCTTTTCTCGTTCAAGCCTTTGTATCTCAGCAAGTGACGCGTGAGAAGATGGAGCTGGAGCGTGAGGAGTCTGAGCCCAAGGAGCCTTGCTGCGCTCTTGCAATTTTCTAAGTGCCTCTGCTTCCCGCCTCCGTTGCTCGGCTCGCTTTGCTTGCTCTTCGGCTTCTGTCTTTCTGCGGGCCTCCTCCTCTTTCCTACAATAATCATAACCACTTAAATTGACTAACTTACGAGTCAATTTCATTCGGGAATTCTGCATAAATTAGAACTTCTAATTAAATCTAGTTCGATTATAAACGGCTATCGTACTTAAttcgttcttcttcttcacgtttttgttcttcttccaacttttttctcttctctttctcctttctctgtttctcttcTTGTCTCTTAGCCTcttccctctttctcttctcttcctccTGTTTCTTACGGTTATTTTCCTCATcttgttttctcttttcctcccgctttctctcctcctctttgcgctttttctcctccttcttcttcagTTCCTCCTCTTGCTTGCGCTTCTCTTCCTCCTTtcgtttcttctcttcttctttcttttttctctcctcttccgTACGCTTTGCCGCCTCTTCAGCCAATCTTGCTTTCTCTGCCTCCTCGTCTTGTTTCCTCTTAGCGCTTTCTTCATCCGCTTGTCTTTTCAATTCTTCCTGTTTCTTGAGTTGcgctttctttttctcctcttgtATTTTAAGTTTTTGCTCCTCCTGAAACACGTGATAGTTACACTTAGTGTGACCTCAGTTTGACAGtacatttcaaaaatgaaaatcgttatgcaaaacaataaattgaagtCATCTCTGCTAGAGCTTCACTGCAAATCACTAACCAAAGACAACACTTGTCTCATGTACACATTCATAGAGTCTGTGTAAAAACCTACCTACCTAAAAGTTCATATTATTCATTCGGTGCATTGATACAAACGCCAAATCGTCAGCAGTttaaaggaaaataaaaaaaaaaacatgcgcACTTGTGGAGTGATAGTTAACCAGGGAGTTTTTTTgttaccaattttcattaccTTATGTAGACTTTACTCACTAGTATCTGTTGTTCAGTCTTCATTTCTTTAGTATGTAGATCCCAAAGTGAATTAGGCAATTGGCCAGGGGGCATGGCAGGAATAGGGCCCATCTGAAATTCATTACAGAGATAAAGAAACGTCCATTTCCGCTAACAGCGAAACAATTCGAATTCCACTTAGCAAATTCGCTTGGGCATAACTTGTTCCTCACCTGGGATTGCCAATTCGGATTGCCAAATTGAGGTGGTGCCATTTGCGGTGGGGGGGGATGAGGCCAGACAGACTCGATTTGTGTGGCTTGTGGGTGTCCATTAACATTGAGCTGTCGCAGCAACGATTTGATGGGATTATCTTCAGGCGTGCTGGCAGGGGTAGGTGTCATGCTGGGCTGCTGAATGCCGTGTAAATTTTGTATGCCTCTCATTTGTTGCATAAGTTGTTGGACGGTGTCTATCGTTCCGGGATGGGTTGGCGTCGTCGGATGCATAGTTGGCGGGAGGTGATTCTCAGATTGAGTTTTTGCCTGAACATTTGAAATGTGGGCATTGGTGGATTCATCAagttttgtatatttataacgcaatttggaaaattaatcGTCATTACCTGTTGCATCTGTGTGAATAATTGCATTATGGGATTTGCTGGTTGGGCAGTGAGCGTAGGTACAAATGGATTAACAGTCATTGGGGATATTTCTGCCATCTCAGGTTGCTGCAGCATGTGTTGGAGTATTAATTGGTTTTGGTCTGCAGGACTCATGGAAGTCCATTGTTCAGACTGTGACAGCTTGTTTATAACTGCTGAGCGCACGTGTCGGAAAAGCAGTTGATTTTGAAGCAAACACATTTGTTGGTACTGATACAGGACCGACGGATCCTCCATTCCAGCTTTCGGAAGGGCACCAGGAATTGCGACGGGTACTGGAATTGCGACTGGTTCCGTTACCTACGTGAAATTCGACGTAAATTGTATTGGCCAAAGTGCAACATCGCTCGCTATTAATTGTTAATACTGTCGCTATCACGTGTCATGTATgagagcaaaaatttttaaagccAGTTCTAAATACCTTTAAAGGAGGTACGGGTGGACCAGGTATGAATGGTATTCTGCCCCACATTTTGATGAGATCACCGAGCATGGAATACCTTTCGTCGCAGGCTCTTCTTACAAGTAGATTAACGTTAAAGTATCCAGCTTTTAACCATTCCGACATTTCGCTAGCCAAAAATGGTCCCTGAACTTCACCTTGAGGGTCTCGGTAGAACCATTTCTCTTGAGTGGCCGACGCGATACTGGGAACTGGGTTGTTCGCCGAAGGTGGAATATTGGATCGTTGATCTTTGTGGGTTTCTTCATCAGCCATTAGTTTAGCCACTAACGCGTCTGCCTCTTCCTTCATCCTATCTAAATCGTCCTCAGACTTTTGTCTAACATTAGTGACAGATATCATTCCTAAAGTACTTTTACTCTTTTTTAAACCGGAATGTAAGACTGGCTTGTCATTGTTACCCACAACAGATGATTCGTTTATCGTATTGTCCGTTCTGGCCTCTTTGGCCAGTGGTGTATCCCCAGGAGTTTTGTTAGAGTTTCGTGTATTTTGCATAACTGGATTCTTGTCCGAAACTTTGTCTAAATTGGTGGCACTTTGAACTTTTCTTGGTAACGAGTTAACCACAGGCGATGAACCTTTCAACGGAGTATTACTTTGAGTAGGCAGTGGTTTTGAGGGTGATACGCTACGTTTATCCTGCACCTCAGGACTCTCTTTGTCCTCAAAAGTTTGAAGGGATTTTGGTCGCTCTCTAATCCCAGTACTACTGGCAGTTATGTTAGCACGACGATTGGAAGTTTGGGGAGTTTGTCCGTGGTTAATAGGCAAGGGTTTTGAGGATGGTTTAGAATTGCTTAAATTATTTCCTTCTGACATGTGACGGATCCTCGATTCTCGATTACCCCCAGCGCTAATTATTccgtcttcgtcgtcgtccGAATACATCCCTCCGTGAAATGCTCCCGACGCGTCGAAGCTTCCGCCGCTCTCGCTAGGATTCTCCGTTGCCCTGCAAGAGTAAGACCTTCATCATTTCTAAATGAGGCTGCATTAGGACCGATTTATTAAGGGCAAATTGCTATCACAAAGCTTTCGTAATTTTACTCTTCGATGAGATTTACTGTACGATATGAAAAACCTTCAAGTACAATGTACATTATAATTGCACATTTCAAATAACAGTCATTTCATTTAATGATCCGAAGACAAACGTTGACATTTTGCGCCAGACCCAAGCAAACCATGcaaattgtgaattatttttatatcgtaTTCAATTTATAACAACACTGCCAAGTTCCATAATCTCAGACAGAATGAATCGCTCTCGTTTACTTTTGTAGTCATAACACTCAAGGCACTGAGTTTGCAGAATTGCAAACCGGTAACCGAATGTTAAGTTTTGGCTAAGTAGTCATCACAGATAGGAgctttttttgcaaattactTGGCTGGTCTCGTacagaaacaaagaaacaagtcgccgaataattttgaatatcttGATAATTACCACTCAGGTAGGTTGTCATGGTTGTCGTGATGGTTAGGTTCCCAAGTCCGAAGAGTTCGAGTCGGTGGATGATGAGATAATTCGTGAGAGGACCTGTGGCTAGCCCTGTGCTCCCAACGTGTACCACTTCTCACCTCTTCTCCCTCCACGCCATCAGGTCGTTCCAATCGATCGCCCCTCTCCGAGCCACCACCATCACGCCAACTGCTTCTAActgaaattgtaattaaatgatttatttttatctactTTGTTTACATGATCACAAGTCGACCTGTAAACCAGAATTGTTGGACTCTGTGCTAATCCTTTTCTAAGATCCTCCGGAACATTTTAAAGGAAAGCGTTACTCTTAGGAGTATTGGAAGCATTATttattgatcaaattttgtaatGCGATGCTGTACCAAAGAGCAGGATTTCCTTCCCAATACAGTATTCTGGTCTGTCAAGTGCTATGATTTGATCGATACTTACAGACACAGAACTCTCAGCTGGttcttaaaaacaaaaagtaacgCTAAAATGTGGTGTTTGAATAGAGAGTATTAAGACAGTTGAAAtctatatttttgttttttattcacacaCTAAATACTAATTTCCCAATGGCAGTGTAATTAGTAacagtataaaattttaaaacgataaGTACGGTTTTCAATATAagcgacaaaaaaaagtaaagtttttttgttcttggaagtaaaaaacagtaaaatataattatcggTAAATAAGTGAGTAAAACTGAGAAAGTGTGAGTCTTGGCGGTCGAAAGCCTAGTATGATCTATGTTACTTTTTGTGTTGCAATTAGGTTCAAAGGTGTCAATATAACACAGTTCCGTAGAGATTATCATCGAAAAACTGATAACGAAATTAGATAAGACATGAATACTGTTATCGCGTGTTAttaaatatgttgaaaataattagataACTCCAGATGTACACAATTTTGTTCAAGCGCAAGTAAATACAAAAACGTTAAtcaatttgaagaatattttgaaCTGCAGAAATCTATTTGAATGCACAAGATATCTACTGACCCCATTTTTCACCACGATTACTAGAAGCCACTCTCCATCCATCGTCGTCTTCGCCAGCACGCTGGCGTCGCCAGTTCCCTTCCACGAATGACCCGCCGCCTCCACCTCGTCCTAATTCTTTTCTGGGACTAGTAGAACCATTCCAATCTCCAGGTTCAGGTCCGCCATTTCTCTCTGACCAACCTCGTTCACTCTGTGATCTGTCGAATGGTCTAGTTCTCCCCTGAGAATTGAAATCAACGGTGCCATGAAACTGCTTCGAAGCTTAGAAGGTTGCAAACACTTGATATTAAATTCTCTTATCAAAATCATTGGCATTTGTTCACAGCTACCGAATTGTCACACACCTTCATTTATTCTGTTAAGAATAAAACTGAGATCTACCGGAAAAGGTTGTGGCTCAATTCTCGGTCCATCGCCTGGCTCGTCAAAGATGGCTCCTCGGGAGTAATGAGTCGGATAAATGCCACCTCTCCCACCTCTGCCTCGTCCTCCACGATCAACGCTGCTCCCTCTCCCTCTGCCCACATTGTTTGTTAAACCACTATTCCAGGAGCGCTGAAATGACGGATACAGTCTATCAAAGCATTCCAACACTATTTTGGTAATCGGGTAAAGAATGTGAGAATAACGAAAGGGTTTACTTTCGGTATTGGTTTTGTTAGCTGCATGATAGTCTACCGGAGTTGAGTAGAATGtacgcaatattttttttttttttttttgagaaagcgattaataatatacttttgttttgttcctatgtttttcaaactctttAATCCAAAAACATGATCCAGTAGCGACAAGGGGCCGAGTAAGACTGAGTAGGATTTTGTTGCAATGAAGTATTTAAATAGAATAGTCTCAAAAAGtcgatttgaatattttttcctagAGCTCTGTATGTTGCAGAAGTTTCTAATAATACTGAGTCTTCGATATAGACATGTGAACTCTTTAACGGTAGCAGTCAGCGGTTCACTATCACATTATCACTGATTTTATGTAATAAACTTACAAACGCTTCGTTGCtacagaataaaaattgatcaactTCGGCTACGGACATATCGATTACCGCAATAGAGATGAATCTTTTTCACGACAAGGGAAGGCCAAGCAATTGAAGTGCAGAGGCTTATACAAGCCAGGAAGTTTGGCGCAAGGGCTCCAGAGAGTGGCTGTATATTTTTAGAACACGACCAAGAATGACACAGTTCCCAATATAAGATACGACACTAATACAAGacgatacaaaaatatatgtatgtgcaCATATTGAATCGCATTCTATCTCTACTTACATTTTAGTCAAATATCGATctattcgaaataaaaatattcttacaTCTTCCAAGCCATGTAGCAGTATCCATAAAatcgtaatttcaattttatccaaCCTACATTTTGTTTGCTCAAATACAAATACCGTGATTCAAAGTTCAAGGTCAtatcgagtttgaaaatatttagcatcgtatatatatgcaaATGGAATGTTAAATATTACGTCACACATCATTATATGCATTAGAAGAATTCTTTTTGCCAAAGTCAATCTCATTGAACATTACATTTCTTACCATTTATCGCCATGtatcattgttgttattttttttttttttgaacaagtCATTCGGATGTTTTCTGTAAatgattttatcaaattttccacAAGCGCAGCAATATTTCATAGTATatgatgtgtgtgtgtgtgtgtgtgtgtgtgtgtgtgtgtgtgtgtgtgtgtgtgtgtgtgtgtgcatgggtgtatatatattcagtAGATATATTGACTTTTTGCATTGCAGAAACATGTTGATAAATATGGAAAATGTgcgcatatatatgtatatacattttccataattatcaccatttttctataatgaaaaaagttaataGATCTACTTTTATTTGTTATAATGAATCCAGGTTTTACTTTGAATGAAACATAAGTTAAAGTTACACAAAGATTCTACTATTTACCCGTAAAGTTTAGTTGCttacttgtaaaattttttctaaagtTATAACCATCAGACCGATTCAAGTTGTACTTGTACATTCCAAAAGACACAACACAACGAagatagattttcaaaaatgatagCAAAGCAAATATTCCTAGTAAGCATATTGCAATGAGATGCATTGGCATGGTGT includes:
- the LOC124181152 gene encoding GRB10-interacting GYF protein 2-like isoform X5, which gives rise to MTESMRFGPEWLRNLSGDGCNTSGGGGGPSILTTPRYQLAEHRYGREEMLALFDRNYKAPEPLASFPALYIIQAQQPLALTPMTEEEARSWNSGLTNNVGRGRGSSVDRGGRGRGGRGGIYPTHYSRGAIFDEPGDGPRIEPQPFPGRTRPFDRSQSERGWSERNGGPEPGDWNGSTSPRKELGRGGGGGSFVEGNWRRQRAGEDDDGWRVASSNRGEKWVRSSWRDGGGSERGDRLERPDGVEGEEVRSGTRWEHRASHRSSHELSHHPPTRTLRTWEPNHHDNHDNLPEWATENPSESGGSFDASGAFHGGMYSDDDEDGIISAGGNRESRIRHMSEGNNLSNSKPSSKPLPINHGQTPQTSNRRANITASSTGIRERPKSLQTFEDKESPEVQDKRSVSPSKPLPTQSNTPLKGSSPVVNSLPRKVQSATNLDKVSDKNPVMQNTRNSNKTPGDTPLAKEARTDNTINESSVVGNNDKPVLHSGLKKSKSTLGMISVTNVRQKSEDDLDRMKEEADALVAKLMADEETHKDQRSNIPPSANNPVPSIASATQEKWFYRDPQGEVQGPFLASEMSEWLKAGYFNVNLLVRRACDERYSMLGDLIKMWGRIPFIPGPPVPPLKVTEPVAIPVPVAIPGALPKAGMEDPSVLYQYQQMCLLQNQLLFRHVRSAVINKLSQSEQWTSMSPADQNQLILQHMLQQPEMAEISPMTVNPFVPTLTAQPANPIMQLFTQMQQAKTQSENHLPPTMHPTTPTHPGTIDTVQQLMQQMRGIQNLHGIQQPSMTPTPASTPEDNPIKSLLRQLNVNGHPQATQIESVWPHPPPPQMAPPQFGNPNWQSQMGPIPAMPPGQLPNSLWDLHTKEMKTEQQILEEQKLKIQEEKKKAQLKKQEELKRQADEESAKRKQDEEAEKARLAEEAAKRTEEERKKKEEEKKRKEEEKRKQEEELKKKEEKKRKEEERKREEKRKQDEENNRKKQEEEKRKREEAKRQEEKQRKEKEKRKKLEEEQKREEEERIKKEEEARRKTEAEEQAKRAEQRRREAEALRKLQERSKAPWAQTPHAPAPSSHASLAEIQRLEREKKAEELRVQQLMQQQMAQQRTAEVAQDAAMAEISKGLQLKWAEKAAPVSKPVVKSLAQIQQEEQERLAKQQERERQEKAAQKEPVVPLQSAGIWGTAAQSLNWNSATNANNQAWSNSTNTTTGGFWDDPISAKMNPTPKHSAKQLATIKAPVNTVQQPQQPQQQQQQQQNNKPTKSKNKKEGELVKKIFEQNTAKPDDFTQWCNKALGGLQASVDIPTFVGFLRDIESAYEVKEYVRLYLGDNKQCSEFAKQFLEKRSKWRSAQRPHPQADDLCKPAPAVNPNATATEFQEVKGKAKKPKKGKMYKVDSTILGFSVTAAPDRINVGDRDYGEGV